The following proteins are encoded in a genomic region of Thiomonas sp. X19:
- a CDS encoding ParA family protein, which produces MSTPVLTFFNNKGGVGKTSLVFHLAWMFSEMGKRVVTIDLDPQANLTSAFLAEEALEQLWDTDVPAPGGATIYRCIQPLTKVGDIQAPVAQKINPNLFLIPGDLALAGYEDELSRAWSDAMGSNNLYRPFRLLTAFWQVAQMAATKHKADIILADVGPNLGAINRSALIGSDHVVIPLAADLFSLQGLRNLGPTLTAWRADWRKRVDNWPTPDFDLPKGAMHPEGYILMQHMERLSRPVKAYKKWVDRIPGTYQEDVLRQPSLKRAKANDGNCLARLKHYRSLVPMAQEVRKPIFHLTAADGAIGSHSLAVRDAWGDFKALAVAILHRIDLPEDDEL; this is translated from the coding sequence ATGAGCACCCCAGTCCTGACTTTTTTCAACAATAAGGGTGGCGTGGGAAAGACCTCCCTGGTCTTTCACCTGGCTTGGATGTTTTCCGAGATGGGCAAACGAGTCGTGACCATCGACCTCGATCCCCAGGCAAACCTGACTTCCGCTTTTCTGGCAGAAGAGGCGCTTGAGCAGCTATGGGACACAGATGTTCCTGCGCCTGGCGGCGCCACGATTTATCGCTGCATCCAGCCACTGACCAAAGTCGGCGATATTCAGGCGCCTGTAGCCCAGAAAATCAACCCCAATTTGTTTTTGATCCCGGGTGATCTGGCGCTGGCGGGGTATGAAGACGAGCTGTCCAGAGCCTGGTCGGACGCCATGGGCTCGAACAACCTGTACCGCCCCTTTCGGCTGCTGACAGCCTTTTGGCAGGTGGCGCAAATGGCAGCCACTAAACACAAAGCCGACATCATCTTGGCCGACGTCGGCCCCAACCTTGGTGCCATCAACCGCTCGGCACTCATTGGCAGCGACCACGTCGTAATCCCTTTAGCAGCCGATCTGTTTTCACTACAAGGCCTGCGCAACCTCGGGCCCACACTGACTGCCTGGCGTGCCGACTGGCGCAAGCGGGTGGACAACTGGCCCACCCCGGATTTCGATCTCCCTAAGGGCGCAATGCACCCAGAAGGCTACATCTTGATGCAGCACATGGAGCGGCTGTCCAGGCCTGTGAAGGCCTATAAAAAATGGGTAGATCGCATACCTGGCACCTACCAGGAAGATGTGCTGCGCCAGCCCAGTCTCAAACGTGCCAAGGCCAATGACGGCAATTGCCTCGCACGGCTGAAACACTACCGCAGCCTGGTACCCATGGCACAAGAAGTACGAAAACCCATTTTTCACCTCACCGCAGCAGACGGTGCTATCGGAAGCCACTCCCTAGCAGTACGCGACGCATGGGGTGATTTCAAAGCGCTGGCTGTTGCCATCCTGCACCGTATAGACCTGCCCGAAGACGACGAACTCTGA
- a CDS encoding DNA methyltransferase — translation MARQEKKSYELSEAEQRDLVTLIQQGKALPEKYRFILFEDKREVELVWNGKTRDVCTTVLPFQTLEHIDEPRTETRTQADLFDSRGRQQKGWTNKLIWGDNKLILSSLKAGALRQQIEDAGGLKLIYIDPPFDVGADFSMDIEIGGETFHKEANLLEQIAYRDTWGRGADSFISMIYERLILMRDLLTEDGSIYVHCDWRVSAFMRLALDEVFGNFLAEIAWKKLRSPKGQSGHFSNIKDSVFIYSRSEQPQFSAQFVDKDEKLLDTHYRHVEEATGRRYNLDNFTQAGAGPARRFADQVLDPPPGKHWIWSQDRIDEGMKVGLIVFSKNGVPYVKRYFDGNEGTRVGDIWDDIFPVNQMAKERLDYPTQKPEALLERIIKASSNEGDLVADFFCGSGTTSAVAEKLGRKWIATDLGKFAIHTTRKRLIGVQREKKAAEQDFRAFEVLNLGRYERQAYLNVGGRLTGVQKEQALAQKESEFRELILRAYKASGFGDNEGAQAQDGFFHGARNGRLVVIGPINLPVGRLFVEEVITECRKRGASRVDVLAFEFEMGLFPAVLEEARSKGIELAPKYIPAEVFDKRAVDKGQVVFHDISFAEATPRYDKKNKFAITIELADFSVYYTQGAAEAAIAAMKEGKSEVMCEQGQLYKVSKNKDGIVTKERLTKLWTDWVDYWAVDFDYMSRKEVIRVPVGTGLSGVASLPGFEPPQGELAMPEFEERWTGGYIFENEWQSFRTRQNRELELTTAHHTYDRPGRYTVAVKVIDIFGNDTMTLVPVNVG, via the coding sequence ATGGCACGCCAAGAAAAAAAATCCTATGAGCTGAGTGAAGCTGAGCAGCGCGACCTGGTCACGCTGATTCAGCAGGGCAAGGCGCTGCCAGAAAAATACCGATTCATTTTGTTCGAGGACAAGCGCGAGGTCGAGCTGGTCTGGAACGGCAAGACGCGCGACGTTTGCACGACCGTTCTGCCCTTCCAAACGCTGGAACACATCGACGAACCGCGCACCGAGACCAGGACACAGGCCGATCTCTTTGACAGCCGTGGCCGCCAGCAGAAGGGTTGGACAAACAAGCTGATCTGGGGTGACAACAAGCTGATCCTCTCGTCACTCAAAGCGGGCGCCCTGCGCCAGCAAATCGAAGACGCGGGCGGCCTCAAGCTGATTTATATCGATCCGCCCTTTGACGTGGGAGCGGATTTCAGCATGGACATTGAGATTGGCGGCGAGACCTTCCATAAGGAAGCAAACCTGCTGGAGCAAATCGCCTACCGTGACACATGGGGGCGCGGTGCGGACAGCTTTATCTCGATGATCTATGAACGCCTGATCTTGATGCGCGATTTGCTGACAGAAGACGGCTCAATCTATGTGCATTGTGATTGGCGTGTCAGTGCATTTATGCGGCTGGCATTGGACGAAGTATTCGGAAACTTCTTGGCCGAAATAGCGTGGAAGAAGCTCCGTTCACCCAAAGGGCAGTCCGGCCATTTTTCGAACATCAAGGACAGCGTATTTATTTACTCGCGGTCTGAACAACCGCAGTTCAGCGCCCAGTTTGTCGACAAGGACGAGAAGCTGCTGGACACACACTATCGGCATGTGGAAGAGGCGACTGGCCGACGATACAACCTTGACAATTTCACTCAAGCTGGTGCTGGCCCTGCACGCCGGTTCGCTGACCAAGTTCTTGATCCACCGCCCGGAAAGCACTGGATTTGGTCGCAAGATCGAATTGATGAAGGCATGAAGGTGGGCTTGATCGTTTTCTCAAAGAACGGTGTTCCCTATGTGAAGCGCTACTTTGACGGGAATGAGGGAACGAGAGTTGGCGACATCTGGGACGACATCTTCCCGGTGAACCAGATGGCTAAAGAGCGATTGGACTATCCGACTCAGAAGCCTGAAGCGCTCCTCGAACGCATCATCAAGGCAAGCAGCAACGAAGGTGACCTCGTGGCTGATTTCTTCTGCGGCTCCGGCACGACGTCAGCGGTCGCTGAGAAACTGGGCCGCAAATGGATCGCCACCGACCTTGGCAAGTTCGCTATCCACACCACCCGCAAGCGGCTGATTGGTGTTCAGCGCGAGAAGAAGGCTGCCGAGCAAGACTTCCGTGCCTTTGAGGTGTTGAACCTTGGCCGCTACGAGCGGCAGGCTTATCTGAATGTCGGCGGGCGTTTAACGGGGGTTCAGAAGGAGCAGGCCCTCGCCCAGAAGGAAAGTGAGTTCCGCGAGTTGATCCTGCGTGCCTACAAGGCCAGTGGCTTCGGCGACAACGAAGGCGCACAAGCACAAGACGGGTTTTTCCACGGCGCACGCAATGGGCGACTGGTCGTCATTGGCCCGATCAACCTGCCTGTAGGGCGACTGTTCGTCGAAGAGGTCATTACCGAATGCCGCAAACGTGGAGCGTCACGCGTGGACGTGCTGGCCTTTGAGTTCGAAATGGGCCTGTTCCCCGCCGTACTGGAAGAGGCACGCAGCAAGGGCATCGAACTTGCTCCGAAATACATTCCCGCCGAAGTCTTCGACAAGCGGGCCGTGGACAAGGGACAGGTGGTGTTCCACGACATCAGCTTCGCCGAGGCCACGCCGCGTTACGACAAGAAGAACAAGTTCGCGATCACGATCGAGTTGGCCGATTTCTCGGTCTACTACACCCAGGGCGCCGCCGAGGCTGCAATTGCCGCCATGAAAGAGGGCAAGAGCGAAGTCATGTGCGAACAGGGGCAACTCTACAAGGTCAGCAAGAACAAGGACGGAATCGTCACAAAAGAGCGCCTGACCAAGCTCTGGACGGACTGGGTCGACTACTGGGCGGTGGATTTCGACTACATGAGCCGCAAGGAAGTCATCAGGGTGCCAGTGGGCACCGGTCTCAGCGGAGTCGCATCACTGCCAGGATTTGAACCACCGCAAGGTGAGTTGGCCATGCCAGAGTTCGAGGAGCGCTGGACGGGCGGCTACATCTTCGAGAACGAATGGCAAAGCTTTCGCACCCGCCAGAACCGCGAGCTAGAACTGACCACGGCCCATCACACCTACGACAGGCCAGGGCGTTACACCGTGGCCGTCAAGGTGATCGATATCTTCGGCAACGACACGATGACACTGGTGCCCGTCAACGTGGGTTGA